From the Streptomyces nigrescens genome, one window contains:
- a CDS encoding DUF4360 domain-containing protein → MLSTLSAGAAVASLLLTGSASPTTTARFGDDPPTGKITITVATVNGSGCRPGSAAVAIAPDNTAFTVTYSEYLAQAGSGSKPTDSRKNCQIALNVHVPQGFTYAIARADYRGYASLAPGAKGLETAGYYFQGQQQTARKSHSFTGPYDSNWQTSDETDIDALVYAPCGEERYFNINTEMRVDAKSADPKTTSYMAMDSTDGSINTLYHFAWKECPGRR, encoded by the coding sequence ATGCTCAGCACGCTCAGTGCTGGTGCCGCAGTGGCATCGTTGCTCCTCACCGGATCGGCATCCCCCACCACCACAGCCCGGTTCGGCGACGATCCGCCGACCGGAAAGATCACCATTACCGTCGCCACGGTCAACGGTTCGGGCTGCAGACCCGGCAGCGCCGCGGTGGCCATCGCCCCCGACAACACCGCCTTCACCGTCACGTACAGCGAATACCTCGCCCAGGCGGGCAGCGGCAGCAAGCCCACCGACTCCCGCAAGAACTGCCAGATCGCGCTCAACGTCCATGTCCCGCAGGGCTTCACCTACGCGATCGCCCGGGCCGACTACCGGGGCTACGCCTCCCTGGCCCCGGGCGCCAAGGGGCTGGAGACGGCCGGCTACTACTTCCAGGGCCAGCAGCAGACGGCCCGTAAGAGCCACAGCTTCACCGGCCCCTACGACTCCAACTGGCAGACCTCGGACGAGACCGACATCGACGCGCTGGTGTACGCACCCTGCGGCGAGGAGCGCTACTTCAACATCAACACCGAGATGAGGGTGGACGCCAAGTCCGCGGACCCCAAGACCACCAGCTACATGGCCATGGACTCCACCGACGGCAGCATCAACACCCTGTACCACTTCGCATGGAAGGAGTGCCCCGGGCGCCGCTGA
- a CDS encoding acyl-CoA carboxylase epsilon subunit, whose translation MNPAHRTDPIRVEKGQASEEELAALTAVLLARAAHQPAAAPARPHATAARWRRLERQNGFHGATSWQR comes from the coding sequence GTGAATCCTGCCCACCGCACCGATCCCATCCGCGTGGAGAAGGGCCAGGCCAGCGAGGAAGAGCTCGCCGCCCTGACCGCCGTCCTGCTGGCCCGCGCCGCCCACCAGCCGGCGGCCGCCCCTGCCCGTCCGCACGCCACCGCGGCGCGCTGGCGTCGCCTGGAGCGTCAGAACGGTTTCCATGGGGCGACCAGCTGGCAGCGGTAA
- a CDS encoding acyl-CoA carboxylase subunit beta, whose translation MTTVEDVPAGANDARGRVAELHAIREQVRRGPSERATEAQRAKGKLTARERIELLLDEGSFNEVEPLRRHRATGFGLEAKKPYTDGVITGWGTVHGRTVFTYAHDFRIFGGALGEAHATKIHKIMDMAIQAGAPLVSLNDGAGARIQEGVSALAGYGGIFQRNTKASGVIPQISVMLGPCAGGAAYSPALTDFVFMVRETSQMFITGPDVVRAVTGEEITQNGLGGADVHAETSGVAHFAYDDEATCLEEVRYLLSLLPANNRENPPTVPCEDPADRSGDALLDLVPADGNRPYDMRKVIEEIVDDGEYLEVHERWATNIICALSRLDGRVVGIIANQPQSLAGVLDIEASEKSARFVQMCDAFNIPIVTLLDVPGFLPGVDQEHGGIIRHGAKLLYAYCNATVPRISLVLRKAYGGAYIVMDSQSIGADLTYAWPTNEIAVMGAEGAANVIFRKQIAEADDSEAMRVRMVKEYKSELMHPYYAAERGLVDDVIDPAETRHTLIRALEMLRTKHADLPARKHGNPPQ comes from the coding sequence ATGACCACTGTCGAAGATGTGCCCGCCGGCGCCAACGACGCCCGCGGGCGCGTCGCCGAACTGCACGCCATCCGTGAGCAGGTTCGGCGAGGCCCCAGCGAGCGTGCCACCGAAGCGCAGCGTGCCAAGGGCAAGCTGACGGCCCGCGAGCGGATCGAGCTGCTGCTGGACGAGGGTTCGTTCAACGAGGTCGAGCCGCTGCGGCGGCACCGGGCGACGGGCTTCGGCCTGGAGGCGAAGAAGCCCTACACCGACGGCGTGATCACCGGCTGGGGCACCGTCCACGGCCGGACCGTCTTCACCTACGCGCACGACTTCCGGATCTTCGGCGGTGCGCTGGGCGAGGCCCACGCCACCAAGATCCACAAGATCATGGACATGGCCATCCAGGCCGGTGCGCCGCTGGTGTCGCTGAACGACGGCGCCGGTGCCCGTATCCAGGAGGGTGTCTCCGCGCTCGCCGGCTACGGCGGCATCTTCCAGCGCAACACCAAGGCCTCGGGTGTCATCCCGCAGATCTCCGTCATGCTCGGCCCCTGCGCCGGCGGTGCCGCCTACTCCCCGGCCCTGACCGACTTCGTCTTCATGGTCCGCGAGACCTCGCAGATGTTCATCACCGGCCCCGACGTGGTGCGCGCGGTGACCGGCGAGGAGATCACCCAGAACGGCCTGGGCGGCGCCGATGTGCACGCCGAGACCTCGGGCGTGGCCCACTTCGCGTACGACGACGAGGCCACCTGCCTGGAAGAGGTCCGCTACCTCCTCTCGCTGCTGCCGGCGAACAACCGGGAGAACCCGCCGACGGTGCCCTGCGAGGACCCCGCCGACCGCTCCGGTGACGCGCTGCTGGACCTGGTCCCGGCCGACGGCAACCGCCCGTACGACATGCGCAAGGTCATCGAGGAGATCGTCGACGACGGCGAGTACCTGGAGGTCCACGAGCGCTGGGCGACCAACATCATCTGCGCGCTGTCCCGGCTCGACGGCCGCGTGGTGGGCATCATCGCCAACCAGCCGCAGTCGCTGGCCGGTGTGCTGGACATCGAGGCGTCCGAGAAGTCCGCCCGCTTCGTCCAGATGTGCGACGCCTTCAACATCCCGATCGTCACCCTGCTGGACGTCCCCGGCTTCCTGCCCGGCGTCGACCAGGAGCACGGCGGCATCATCCGGCACGGCGCCAAGCTGCTCTACGCCTACTGCAACGCGACCGTCCCGCGGATCTCCCTCGTCCTGCGCAAGGCCTACGGCGGCGCCTACATCGTCATGGACTCGCAGTCCATCGGTGCGGATCTCACCTATGCCTGGCCGACGAACGAGATCGCGGTGATGGGGGCCGAGGGCGCCGCCAACGTCATCTTCCGCAAGCAGATCGCCGAGGCGGACGACTCCGAGGCCATGCGGGTGCGCATGGTCAAGGAGTACAAGTCCGAGCTGATGCACCCCTATTACGCGGCCGAGCGCGGTCTGGTCGACGACGTCATCGACCCGGCGGAAACCCGCCACACCCTCATCCGCGCCCTGGAGATGCTGCGCACCAAGCACGCGGACCTGCCCGCGCGCAAGCACGGCAACCCGCCCCAGTAG
- a CDS encoding polysaccharide lyase 8 family protein: MPPVPALPVWSRRGFLAASTAGALGLAAGPAHATPGTAAPADDEFATLRRRWCELALGTGFDPTAPPYAAALQETGALASTFQASMRPEAGSLWPDCRYDPPSGITQSYSRLHTMAQAHAQPGTGRTGDPGLAETLVTGLGHLEATVYNTATTRYGNWWEWQIGSPRLLLDTVALLDERLPGGLGDALRGRCLAAVDHFVPDTLLGDYTGTSTGANRVDLCRVVALRGVLGRAPGKIALARDALSPVFPYVTKGDGLYADGSFIQHTWVAYSGTYGYVLLDGLGRLFTLLGGSSWQITDPARQIIFDSVERAWAPLLHNGLMMDLVNGRAISRGYLRSDERHVLRSDHYHGHALIAAVGLLARSASSAERDRWHAMIKGWIARDRTLPVLTDRQYTVADLARLHTIAASSAAPAPEPVGHRLFPAMDRAVHRRPGWAAGLAMASDRIAYYENGNGENPRGWHTGAGMLSWWGADFGGDQYTDAFWPTVDPYRLPGTTVSTKRLADNEGGGWGEPKPAARWVGGTTDGEFAALGQDLRGLASTLTARKSWFALADCVICLGAGITARDGVPAETVVDNRCLGESGTAALTVDGVPQPGTLGETTAFRRAHWAHLAGHGGWVFLGSPGGAPLKALREARTGSWHDINSTSSPQPFTRRYLTLWHDHGTDPTDAGYAYLLMPGATARTLAARAADRRWLTVLANDAGRQAIAVDPLGVTAANFWRAGGAGPLTSSGPASVLVRERPGGRPAGRGRTARLCLAAPDRSGDTLEITWSRPVRAVLTHDPAIEVLDTGRALRLRLTPGTSCATHTCTVRLR; this comes from the coding sequence GTGCCACCAGTCCCCGCCCTGCCCGTCTGGTCACGCAGAGGGTTTCTCGCCGCCTCCACCGCGGGTGCGCTCGGCCTCGCCGCCGGCCCCGCACACGCCACCCCCGGGACGGCCGCACCGGCTGACGACGAGTTCGCCACCCTCCGCCGCCGCTGGTGCGAGCTCGCCCTCGGCACCGGCTTCGACCCCACCGCCCCGCCCTACGCCGCCGCCCTCCAGGAGACCGGCGCCCTCGCGAGCACCTTCCAGGCGAGCATGCGCCCGGAGGCCGGCTCCCTCTGGCCCGACTGCCGCTACGACCCGCCGTCCGGCATCACCCAGAGCTACAGCCGGCTGCACACCATGGCCCAGGCCCATGCCCAGCCCGGCACCGGCCGCACCGGCGACCCCGGCCTCGCCGAAACCCTCGTCACCGGCCTCGGCCACCTCGAAGCCACCGTCTACAACACCGCCACCACCCGTTACGGAAACTGGTGGGAGTGGCAGATCGGCAGCCCCAGACTCCTGCTCGACACCGTCGCGCTCCTCGACGAGCGGCTGCCCGGCGGCCTCGGCGACGCACTGCGCGGCCGCTGTCTGGCCGCCGTCGACCACTTCGTGCCCGACACCCTGCTCGGCGACTACACCGGGACCAGCACCGGCGCCAACCGCGTCGACCTGTGCCGGGTGGTCGCGCTGCGCGGCGTCCTCGGCCGCGCCCCCGGCAAGATCGCCCTGGCCCGTGACGCCCTCTCACCGGTCTTCCCGTACGTCACCAAGGGCGACGGCCTCTACGCCGACGGCTCCTTCATCCAGCACACCTGGGTGGCCTACTCCGGTACCTACGGCTATGTCCTGCTGGACGGCCTCGGCCGGCTGTTCACCCTGCTCGGCGGCTCGTCCTGGCAGATCACCGACCCGGCCCGGCAGATCATCTTCGACAGCGTCGAGCGGGCCTGGGCCCCGCTGCTCCACAACGGCCTGATGATGGACCTCGTCAACGGCCGCGCCATCAGCCGCGGCTACCTGCGCAGCGACGAACGGCATGTGCTGCGCAGCGACCACTACCACGGCCATGCGCTGATCGCCGCCGTCGGGCTGCTCGCCCGGAGCGCGAGCAGCGCCGAGCGGGACCGCTGGCACGCCATGATCAAGGGCTGGATCGCCCGCGACCGTACGCTGCCGGTGCTCACCGACCGGCAGTACACCGTCGCCGACCTCGCCCGGCTCCACACGATCGCCGCGAGCTCCGCGGCCCCCGCCCCCGAACCCGTCGGCCACCGGCTGTTCCCCGCCATGGACCGCGCCGTGCACCGCCGCCCCGGCTGGGCCGCCGGTCTGGCCATGGCCTCCGACCGCATCGCGTACTACGAGAACGGCAACGGCGAGAACCCGCGCGGCTGGCACACCGGCGCCGGCATGCTCTCCTGGTGGGGCGCGGATTTCGGGGGCGACCAGTACACGGATGCCTTCTGGCCCACCGTCGACCCCTACCGGCTCCCCGGCACCACCGTCTCCACCAAGCGGCTGGCCGACAACGAGGGCGGCGGCTGGGGCGAGCCCAAACCCGCCGCGCGCTGGGTCGGCGGCACCACCGATGGGGAATTCGCCGCCCTCGGACAGGACCTGCGCGGTCTGGCCTCGACCCTCACCGCCCGGAAGTCCTGGTTCGCGCTCGCGGACTGTGTCATCTGCCTGGGCGCCGGCATCACCGCCCGCGACGGGGTGCCCGCCGAGACCGTCGTCGACAACCGCTGCCTGGGCGAGTCCGGCACCGCGGCGCTCACCGTCGACGGCGTACCGCAGCCCGGCACACTCGGCGAGACCACCGCCTTCCGCCGCGCCCACTGGGCCCACCTCGCCGGACACGGCGGCTGGGTCTTCCTCGGATCCCCCGGCGGCGCCCCCCTCAAGGCGCTGCGCGAGGCCCGCACCGGCTCCTGGCACGACATCAACAGCACCTCCTCCCCGCAGCCCTTCACCCGCCGCTATCTCACCCTCTGGCACGACCACGGCACCGACCCCACCGACGCCGGCTACGCCTACCTCCTCATGCCGGGCGCCACCGCCCGCACCCTCGCCGCCCGCGCCGCCGACCGGCGCTGGCTGACCGTGCTCGCCAACGACGCGGGCCGGCAGGCGATCGCCGTCGACCCGCTCGGCGTAACGGCCGCCAACTTCTGGCGGGCGGGCGGCGCGGGGCCGCTCACCAGCAGCGGCCCGGCGAGCGTGCTGGTCCGGGAGCGGCCGGGCGGGCGGCCGGCGGGCCGCGGCCGCACGGCCCGGCTGTGCCTCGCCGCCCCCGACCGCTCCGGCGATACCCTGGAGATCACCTGGTCACGGCCGGTGCGCGCGGTGCTCACCCACGACCCGGCGATCGAGGTACTGGACACCGGGCGGGCCCTGCGACTGCGCCTGACCCCCGGTACGAGCTGCGCCACCCACACCTGCACCGTGCGGTTGCGGTGA
- a CDS encoding YceI family protein translates to MALFNRKRTADTAGNTAPAATAAVLDADPALAALTGDYTIDPAHSSIGFTVRHAMVTNVRGAFGTYEGALRLDGADPSRSTASLDVTIASIDTGIADRDNHLRSADFFDAESFPLMTFRSTAAERVDGDRYRITGDLTLRDVTKPLTIDLEFHGSATDVYGAERVGFEGSAEILRSDWGLTWNAALETGGVMVSDKVKLLFDISAVKAAPQA, encoded by the coding sequence ATGGCTCTGTTCAATCGCAAGCGCACCGCCGACACCGCCGGCAACACTGCCCCCGCCGCCACCGCTGCCGTCCTCGACGCGGACCCCGCGCTCGCGGCGCTGACCGGCGACTACACCATCGACCCGGCCCACAGCAGCATCGGCTTCACCGTCCGGCACGCCATGGTCACCAACGTCCGCGGCGCCTTCGGCACGTACGAGGGCGCGCTCCGCCTCGACGGCGCCGACCCGTCCCGCTCCACCGCGTCCCTCGACGTCACGATCGCGAGCATCGACACCGGGATCGCGGACCGCGACAACCATCTGCGCAGCGCCGACTTCTTCGACGCCGAGTCCTTCCCGCTGATGACCTTCCGCAGCACCGCCGCCGAGCGCGTGGACGGTGACCGCTACCGCATCACCGGCGACCTCACCCTCCGGGACGTCACCAAGCCGCTCACCATCGACCTGGAGTTCCACGGCTCGGCCACCGATGTCTACGGCGCCGAGCGGGTCGGCTTCGAGGGCAGCGCCGAGATCCTGCGCTCCGACTGGGGCCTGACCTGGAACGCCGCGCTGGAGACCGGCGGCGTCATGGTCAGCGACAAGGTCAAGCTCCTCTTCGACATCTCGGCCGTCAAGGCGGCCCCGCAGGCCTGA
- the cimA gene encoding citramalate synthase, whose product MTDAHEPSPRPAGAVSDDFHVFDTTLRDGAQREGINLTVADKLTIARHLDEFGVGFIEGGWPGANPRDTEFFQRAREEIDFRHAQLVAFGATRKAGVRVEDDPQVAALLESQAPVITLVAKSHLGHVELALRTTPEENLAMVRDTVAYLRAQGRRVFLDCEHFFDGYALDAVYAKQVVRTASEAGADVVVLCDTNGGMLPAQVTAVVRTVLADTGARLGIHAQDDTGCAVANTLAAVDAGATHVQCTANGYGERVGNSNLFPVVAALELKYGRQVLPEGKLAETTRISHAIAEVVNLTPSTHQPYVGVSAFAHKAGLHASAIKIDPDLYQHIDPALVGNTMRMLVSDMAGRASIELKGKELGIDLSGDRELVGRVVERVKERELAGYTYEAADASFELLLRAELQRAEGGRPRSYFTVESWRAIVEDRPDGTHANEATVKLWAKGERIVATAEGNGPVNALDRALRVGLERIYPQLAHMELVDYKVRILEGALGTGSITRVLVSTSDGRGEWSTVGVAENVIAASWQALDDAYAYGLLRAGVEPQE is encoded by the coding sequence ATGACGGACGCACACGAACCCTCCCCCCGGCCCGCCGGCGCGGTGTCCGACGACTTCCACGTCTTCGACACCACGCTCCGCGACGGTGCACAGCGCGAGGGCATCAACCTCACGGTCGCCGACAAGCTGACCATCGCCCGGCACCTCGACGAATTCGGCGTCGGCTTCATCGAGGGCGGCTGGCCCGGCGCCAACCCGCGGGACACCGAGTTCTTCCAGCGCGCCCGCGAGGAGATCGACTTCCGGCACGCCCAGCTGGTCGCGTTCGGCGCCACCCGCAAGGCCGGCGTCCGCGTCGAGGACGATCCGCAGGTCGCCGCGCTGCTGGAGTCCCAGGCCCCGGTCATCACGCTGGTCGCCAAGTCCCATCTCGGGCATGTGGAACTGGCGCTGCGCACCACCCCCGAGGAGAACCTCGCGATGGTGCGGGACACCGTCGCGTATCTGCGGGCACAGGGCCGCCGGGTCTTCCTCGACTGTGAGCACTTCTTCGACGGCTACGCCCTGGACGCGGTCTACGCCAAGCAGGTCGTCCGCACCGCGAGCGAGGCAGGCGCCGATGTCGTGGTGCTCTGCGACACCAACGGCGGGATGCTCCCGGCGCAGGTCACCGCCGTCGTACGGACCGTCCTCGCGGACACCGGCGCGCGGCTGGGCATCCACGCCCAGGACGACACCGGCTGCGCCGTCGCCAACACCCTGGCCGCGGTGGACGCGGGCGCCACCCATGTCCAGTGCACCGCCAACGGTTACGGCGAGCGGGTCGGCAACTCCAACCTCTTCCCGGTCGTCGCCGCCCTGGAGCTCAAGTACGGGCGCCAGGTGCTGCCCGAGGGCAAGCTCGCCGAGACCACCCGGATCTCGCACGCCATCGCCGAGGTCGTCAATCTCACGCCCTCCACCCACCAGCCCTATGTGGGGGTTTCCGCCTTCGCCCACAAGGCCGGACTGCACGCCTCCGCCATCAAGATCGACCCGGATCTCTACCAGCACATCGATCCGGCGCTGGTCGGCAACACCATGCGGATGCTGGTCTCCGACATGGCCGGCCGGGCGTCCATCGAGCTCAAGGGCAAGGAGCTGGGCATCGATCTCAGCGGCGACCGCGAGCTGGTCGGCCGGGTCGTCGAGCGGGTCAAGGAGCGTGAGCTGGCGGGCTACACGTACGAGGCCGCCGACGCGTCCTTCGAACTGCTGCTCCGCGCCGAGCTGCAGCGGGCGGAGGGCGGCCGGCCGCGCAGCTACTTCACGGTGGAGTCCTGGCGGGCGATCGTCGAGGACCGCCCGGACGGTACGCACGCCAACGAGGCGACCGTGAAGCTGTGGGCCAAGGGGGAGCGGATCGTCGCCACCGCCGAGGGCAACGGCCCGGTCAACGCGCTGGACCGGGCGCTGCGGGTGGGGCTGGAGCGGATCTATCCGCAGCTGGCGCACATGGAGCTGGTCGACTACAAGGTCCGCATCCTGGAGGGCGCCCTGGGCACCGGCTCGATCACCCGGGTCCTGGTCTCCACCAGCGACGGCCGGGGCGAATGGTCCACGGTCGGGGTCGCGGAGAACGTCATCGCCGCGTCCTGGCAGGCCCTGGACGACGCCTATGCGTACGGGCTGCTGCGGGCCGGGGTCGAGCCGCAGGAGTGA
- a CDS encoding S28 family serine protease — translation MKNTRRSLLPLPLLLTGLLASGVAAPPVAAARPAGAHPATASPAASRPAADDLRARLAAVPGMRVIKENPAPAGYRSFALVYRQPVDHRHPGRGSFEQRLSLLHRSTARPMVLYTNGYDLTYQDPGFRAEPTRIVDGNQISVEQRYFGTSRPRPTDWSKLDIRQAAGDHHRLIRALKKVYRAAWISTGGSKGGMATVYHRRFHPHDVAGSVAYSAPDNTDDRDDTAEDRFLRRVGNPACRSALTAVQRAMLGTRRAEMAGRLTRWAAGQGYTFRTMGSADRVLELAALQLPLHFWMQKDEVEDCGRIPRPSAAGDALYTWFEGVTRLPAYADRHLAPVTASYYQLGTQLGFVSLASPHLAGMLRHPGLQEMRTYVPRSIPLRFQPDAMPDIDRWVRRHGSELLFVYGENDPTRAEPFRTGKGSRDAHVYLAPHTNHLASIDKLASRDRARATAALRRWAAVDSPPAS, via the coding sequence ATGAAGAACACCAGGCGTTCACTTCTGCCGCTGCCGCTGCTGCTGACGGGGCTGTTGGCCTCAGGCGTCGCGGCGCCGCCCGTGGCGGCCGCCCGGCCCGCCGGGGCGCACCCGGCCACGGCGTCCCCGGCCGCGTCCCGCCCGGCCGCCGACGACCTCCGTGCCAGGCTCGCGGCCGTACCCGGGATGCGGGTGATCAAGGAGAACCCCGCCCCGGCCGGCTACCGCTCCTTCGCGCTGGTCTACCGCCAGCCCGTCGACCACCGGCACCCCGGCAGGGGCAGCTTCGAGCAGCGGCTGTCGCTGCTCCACCGGTCCACCGCCCGGCCGATGGTGCTGTACACCAACGGCTACGACCTCACCTACCAGGACCCCGGGTTCCGGGCCGAGCCGACCCGGATCGTGGACGGCAACCAGATCAGCGTCGAGCAGCGGTACTTCGGCACGTCCCGCCCCCGCCCCACCGACTGGTCGAAACTCGACATCCGGCAGGCGGCGGGCGATCACCACCGGCTGATCCGGGCCCTCAAGAAGGTCTACCGCGCCGCATGGATCTCCACCGGCGGCAGCAAGGGCGGTATGGCCACCGTCTACCACCGGCGCTTCCACCCGCACGACGTGGCCGGCTCCGTCGCGTACTCGGCACCCGACAACACCGACGACCGGGACGACACCGCCGAGGACCGCTTCCTGCGGCGGGTGGGCAACCCCGCCTGCCGGAGCGCGCTCACGGCGGTGCAGCGCGCGATGCTGGGCACCCGGCGGGCGGAGATGGCGGGCCGCCTCACCCGCTGGGCCGCAGGCCAGGGCTACACGTTCCGCACCATGGGCAGCGCCGACCGGGTACTGGAACTCGCCGCGCTGCAGCTGCCCCTGCACTTCTGGATGCAGAAGGACGAGGTGGAGGACTGCGGCCGCATCCCCCGGCCCTCCGCCGCCGGCGACGCGCTGTACACCTGGTTCGAAGGCGTGACCCGTCTCCCGGCCTACGCCGACCGCCACCTGGCCCCCGTCACCGCGTCCTACTACCAGTTGGGCACCCAGCTCGGCTTCGTCTCGCTCGCCTCCCCGCACCTGGCCGGAATGCTGCGCCACCCCGGACTCCAGGAGATGCGCACCTACGTGCCGCGCAGCATTCCGCTGCGGTTCCAGCCGGACGCCATGCCCGACATCGACCGCTGGGTGCGCCGGCACGGCAGTGAGCTGCTCTTCGTGTACGGCGAGAACGATCCCACCCGGGCCGAGCCCTTCCGTACCGGCAAGGGCAGCCGCGACGCGCACGTCTACCTGGCCCCGCACACCAACCACCTCGCGAGCATCGACAAGCTGGCGTCCCGGGACCGCGCACGGGCCACCGCCGCGCTCCGTCGCTGGGCCGCCGTGGACAGTCCGCCCGCATCGTGA
- a CDS encoding MFS transporter, with amino-acid sequence MGREQWKKIWVGSAGNMVEWFDWFVYASFAVYFADSFFPKGNDTANLMNTMGIFAVGFFMRPVGGWVLGRVGDRRGRKAALTLTVTLMSASAVLIAVAPTYGVAGYGGVAVLLIARMLQGLSVGGEYAASATYLTEASAPGRRGFASSFQYVSMTAGQLLGLGLQIVLQRTLSEDALHSWAWRIPFIIGALGAAIVFYLRRNMLETEVYAADDSANADPARGTLKALLAHKREAFLVIALTMGGTVAYYTYTTYLTKYLSGSAGLPKPTASLVSFCALFIFMCIQPLAGKLSDRIGRRPLLITFAVGSTFLTVPIMTLLKHAGSFWPALGLSLLALVVVTGYTSINACVKAELFPTGIRALGVALPYAIANALFGGTAEYVALWFKEGGIESGYYWYVAGCAAVSLIVYVTMRETRSIDLHRVGKQDEAAGTDRGRVGAPVAD; translated from the coding sequence ATGGGACGAGAGCAATGGAAGAAGATCTGGGTCGGCTCGGCCGGCAACATGGTCGAGTGGTTCGACTGGTTCGTGTATGCGAGCTTTGCGGTCTATTTCGCGGATTCGTTCTTCCCGAAGGGGAATGACACCGCCAACCTCATGAACACCATGGGGATCTTCGCCGTGGGCTTCTTCATGCGCCCGGTGGGCGGCTGGGTGCTCGGCCGGGTCGGGGACCGCAGGGGCCGCAAGGCCGCGCTCACGCTGACCGTCACGCTGATGTCCGCCTCGGCGGTCCTGATCGCCGTCGCGCCCACCTACGGGGTGGCGGGTTACGGCGGCGTGGCCGTGCTGCTCATCGCGCGGATGCTGCAGGGGCTGTCGGTCGGCGGCGAGTACGCGGCCAGCGCCACCTACCTCACCGAGGCCTCCGCACCCGGCCGCCGCGGCTTCGCCTCCAGCTTCCAGTACGTGTCGATGACCGCCGGGCAGCTGCTCGGCCTCGGCCTGCAGATCGTGCTGCAGCGCACCCTGTCCGAGGACGCGCTGCACAGCTGGGCCTGGCGGATCCCGTTCATCATCGGTGCGCTGGGCGCCGCGATCGTCTTCTACCTGCGCCGCAACATGCTGGAGACCGAGGTGTACGCCGCGGACGACAGCGCCAACGCCGACCCGGCACGCGGCACCCTCAAGGCGCTGCTGGCCCACAAGCGCGAGGCGTTCCTGGTCATCGCGCTCACCATGGGCGGCACGGTCGCGTACTACACGTACACGACCTATCTCACCAAGTACCTCTCGGGCAGCGCCGGACTGCCCAAGCCGACCGCCTCCCTGGTCAGCTTCTGCGCCCTGTTCATCTTCATGTGCATCCAGCCGCTCGCCGGAAAGCTGTCCGACCGGATCGGCCGCCGTCCGCTGCTGATCACCTTCGCGGTCGGCTCGACGTTCCTGACCGTGCCGATCATGACGCTGCTCAAGCACGCCGGCAGCTTCTGGCCGGCCCTCGGGCTCTCGCTGCTCGCCCTGGTCGTCGTCACCGGCTACACCTCGATCAACGCCTGTGTGAAGGCCGAGCTGTTCCCGACCGGCATCCGCGCGCTGGGGGTGGCCCTGCCGTACGCCATCGCCAACGCGCTGTTCGGCGGCACCGCGGAGTATGTCGCCCTGTGGTTCAAGGAGGGCGGTATCGAGTCCGGCTACTACTGGTACGTCGCCGGCTGCGCCGCGGTCTCGCTGATCGTCTACGTCACGATGCGCGAGACCCGGTCCATCGATCTGCACCGGGTCGGCAAGCAGGACGAGGCCGCGGGAACCGACCGGGGGCGGGTGGGGGCACCCGTCGCCGACTGA
- a CDS encoding TetR/AcrR family transcriptional regulator, which produces MPGPARRPRRRLNQPREQVLAAAMATIAAEGLDRLTMAGLGREVGMSSGHILYYFGTKDELLLQTLQWSEEQLGAERRAALSRRVPARERLDALVDLYLPEGHRDPRWTLWLEVWNRSQNADDETRERQLELELAWHRDLVALLVEGISKGEFRPVDAERFATRTRALLDGFGSQLVVGLPGTEREEVRGHIREFLDESLSARES; this is translated from the coding sequence GTGCCCGGTCCCGCGCGCCGTCCCCGGCGCCGGCTCAACCAGCCCCGCGAGCAGGTCCTGGCCGCGGCGATGGCGACCATCGCCGCGGAGGGCCTGGACCGGCTGACCATGGCCGGACTGGGCCGCGAGGTCGGCATGAGCAGCGGCCACATCCTCTACTACTTCGGTACGAAGGACGAGCTGCTGCTGCAGACCCTCCAGTGGAGCGAGGAGCAGCTCGGCGCCGAGCGCCGGGCCGCCCTCTCCCGCCGCGTCCCGGCCCGCGAACGGCTGGACGCCCTCGTCGACCTCTACCTCCCCGAAGGCCACCGCGACCCGCGCTGGACGCTGTGGCTGGAGGTGTGGAACCGCTCCCAGAACGCCGACGACGAGACCCGCGAACGCCAGCTGGAACTCGAACTGGCCTGGCACCGCGACCTGGTGGCCCTGCTCGTCGAGGGCATCTCGAAGGGTGAGTTCCGCCCCGTCGACGCCGAACGCTTCGCCACCCGCACCCGCGCCCTGCTCGACGGCTTCGGCTCCCAGCTCGTCGTCGGCCTCCCCGGCACGGAACGGGAAGAAGTGCGCGGCCACATACGGGAATTCCTGGACGAGTCACTGTCCGCCCGGGAGAGCTGA